CCGATTGAGCCCCCGCATCGTCCCGCCAGCCCCCGTTTCGCCCGCGGCCCGCAGCACCTACCGCCACGGCGACCTGCGCCGCGCGCTGCTCGATGCCGGCATCGAGCTGGCGCGCGACGGCGGCCCCGAGGCGGTGGCGCTGCGCGAGGTGACGCGGCGCGCGGGCGTGGTGCCCAACGCGGCCTACCGGCATTTCGCGAGCCGGCGGGAGCTGCTGCTGGCGGTGCGCGCGGAGGCGCTGTCGGCCGCCGCCATTGCCATGGAAAAGGAACTGGCGGTGCTGCCCCGCGAGCAGCCGCCGGTCGACTTTGCGCGGGCGCGGGTGCGGGCCATCGGTACTGCCTATCTGCGCTTTGCCCAGGCCGAGCCGGGCCTGTTCCGCACGGCATTCGTGGTGTCTTCCGAAGACGCCCAGGGCGAGGTGGGGCCGGCGCGCGCGGGCGCGAGCGGCATGGACCCGTTCCAGCTGCTGAGCGCCGCGATCGACCGGCTGGTGGAGGCGGGTGCGCTCGACCCTGCGCGCCGCCCGAACGCCGAATACCTGGCCTGGTCGGCGGTGCACGGGCTCGCGCTCTTGATCATCGAAGGACCGCTCAAGGGCATGGACGCGCAATCCAGCCATGCGCTGGGGCAGCGCTTGATCGATATGGTGGAGCGGGGGCTCTAGCCGAGGCTACAGATAGATCTTCTGCAGCAGCCGGATCAGTGTTTCGCGCTCGCGCGCAGTGAGCCGGGCGCTGGCGTCGGCCTCGAGCTGCGTCACGGTCTGCTCGGCCTCGCGGACAAGATGTTCGCCGGCTTCGGTAAGGTGCAGCCCCACCGCGCGGCCGTCGTGCGGATGCGGCTTGCGTTCGATGAGCCCGCGGCTGTCCAGCGTGGCGACCAGGCTCACCAGGTTGGGCGGCAGGATGTCGAGCGTGTTGCAGAGCTGGCGCGAGGTGGCGCCCGGGTTGTGCGCCAGCAGCGAGAGCACCGAGAAGTCGATCTGCTTGAGGCCGTACGGCGCCATGCGCTCGGCGAACACGCCGCTCACGATCAGCCAGGCGCGGCGCGCGTTGTAGCCGACCAGGGCCTCCAGCACGCGGGCGTCGAGCCGGTCCGGCTTGCCGGTCGGCGCGGCGGCCGGCTCTGCTTTTGCGGAAATTTTCTTGGACGGACGAGGCATGCCCCGAGCGTAACCGCGCTTGGCTGCGCAGGGTGTCGCTAGTTTGCCGATGCCGGCGGTTCCGCGGCGGCGTGCGACATCGCGAGGCCTTCGCAGGCGCGCTTGACGATGCCCAGCCGCATGTCGAACTCGGGCAGCACCCAGCGCCGGAACGCCGCGGCCGGGCCGGCCCTGGCGGCGCGCTCCGCGCCCGAGGAAGCCGCTGACGCCGCGTCGATGCGCGCCCAGGCCCAGGCCATCATCGCGAGCATCACTGCGCGCAGGTAGTCGTCGGCCACTTCGTACGGCAGCACGGGGTTGGCATGCGCGGCCATCGCGATGGTGGTGCCCAGGTAACGCAGCTGCGCGAGCCGGCGCTGCGCGTCGGCATCGGCCTCGCGCGAGGCATCGAGCGCGTCGCGCAGTTCGATCAGCACGCCCGACATGGCGGCGCCACCGTCGGGCAGCACCTTGCGCACCAGCAGGTCGATGGCCTGGATCTCGTTGGTGCCCTCGTAGATCATGGTCACGCGCGCGTCGCGCACGATCTGCTCGATGCCCCATTCGCGCACGTAGCCGTGACCGCCGAACACCTGCAGGCATTCGCTCGCGCCATGGAAGGCCTGGTGCGTGCAGGCGGCCTTGAGCACGGGCGTGACCAGCGAGCACCAGCGCTGCGCGCGCTCGCGCGCCTTGGGATCGGCGTCGTGCGCGGCCACGTCGAGCATCAGCGCGCTGCGGTAGGCGAGGGTGCGCGCGCCGTCGATCCAGGCGCGCTGCGTGTCGAGAATGCGGCGGATGGCGGGATGCTCGGCGATCAGGTCGGCTGCTTCGCCGCCCCGGCTTGCCGGCACGGCGCCGGGCGCGCGCATCTGGCGGCGCTCGGCCGCATAGGCATCGGCCTTCTGCCAGGCGGCGTCGAGCAGGCCGATGCCCTGCAGCGCCACATGCAGGCGCGCCGAATTCATCATCACGAACATCGCGGCCAGGCCGCGGCCCGGCTCGCCGACCAGCCAGCCCGTGGCTTCGTCGAAACGCATCGTGCAGGTGGGGCTGCCGTGCAGGCCCATCTTCTCTTCGATGCGCTCGCAGTGCACCGCGTTGCGCGTGCCGTCGGGCAGCACTTTGGGCACGACCACCAGCGACAAGCCCTTGGGGCCGGCGGGCGCATCGGGCATGCGGCACAGCACCAGGTGCACGATGTTGGGCGTCAGGTCGTGCTCGCCGCCCGAGATGAAGATCTTGCCGCCGCTCACGCGCAGGCTGCCGTCGGCCTGCGGCACGGCGCGCGTGCGCACCTGGCCCAGGTCGCTGCCCGCATGGGCTTCGGTCAGGCACATGGTGGCGAGCCATTCGCCGGTGGCGATCTTCTGCAGGTAGCGGGTCTTCAGTTCGTCGCTGCCGTGGTGCTTGAGGGAGGCATAGGCGCCGTGCAGCAGGCCGGGCGCCATCGTGAAGCCGTGGTTCGCCGCGCTCAGCCATTCGTAGAGGATGGCTTCGAGCACGGCCGGCAGCCCTTGGCCGCCATCCTCCGCCGCGGCCGACAGGCCGGGCCAGCCGCCATCGACGAAGGCCTGGTAGGCCTCGCGAAACCCGGGTGGCGTGGCGACCTCGCCGTTGGCGAAGCGGCAGCCGATCTCGTCGCCGTCGCGGTTCGACGGCGCCACCGCCTCGGCCACGAAGCGCGCCGCTTCATCGAGCACCTGCTGCTGCAGCGCTTCGTCGACCTCGGCGAAGGGCGCCAAGGCATGCAGCTTCGAAGGTGCGCCGAGCACCGCGTTCAGAATGAAGCGGCTGTCTTCGGGGCGGGGCCGGTAATCCATGGGTGTATCAGGACTCGGCGGTGAAGCCGATCTTCTTGACCAGCGGACCCCAGCGCTCGTATTCGGACTGGAGCGATTTCTTCATGTCCTCGGGCGAGGAGCCGTGGGCGACCAGGCCGACCGACAGCAGGCCATCGGCCACGGCCTTGTCCTTGAGCGCGGCCTGGATCGCGGTGCTCGCCGTGGCAATGACGGCGGCGGGCGTCTTGGCCGGGGCGAAGAAGCCGAACCATTCGTCGGCCACGATTTCCGGGAAGCCCTGCTCGGTGAAGGTGGGCACGTCGGGCAGGTAGGCGGCACGCTGCGCGCCCGAGGTGGCGAGCACGCGCAGCTTGCCGGCCTTGGCGAAGGGCAGGTAGTCGCCCACGGGCGTCATGCTCGAGGCGATCTGCCCGCCCACCACGTCGTTGATGGCCGGCAGGGAGCCGCGGTAGGGCACATGGCGCAGGTCGGTGCCGGTGTTCAGGCCCAGCAGCGCGCCCAGGAAGTGCGGCGTGGAGCCAGCGCCCGGCGAGCCGTAGCTGGCCTGCCCGGCGTTGGCCTTGGCCCAGGCAATGTAGTCCTTCAGCGTCTTCACGCTGGCCGGCACCATCGGCCCGACGGCCAAGCCGTGCGTCATCACGGCGCCGATGGAAACCGGTGCGAAGTCCGCGAGGCCGTAGCTCAGCTTGGTGTAGATGTGCGGGTAGGTCGACAGCGCCGAGGCCTGCGCGAGGCACAGCACCGAGCCGTCGGCCGGCGAGCCCTTGAGCGTGTCGAGCGCAATGCGCCCGCCCGCGCCGGGCTTGTTCTCGACCACCGCGTTGATCTTCGAATAGGGCGTGTCGCCCAGCTTCTCGGCCACCCGGCGCGCCACGCTGTCGCCCGCGCTGCCGGCCGGAAAGCCGTAGTAGATCTTGGCCTGCTGCACGGCCTGGGCGAGTGCGGCAAGCGGATGCAGGGCGCCGAGCGCGGCTGCGCCGCCGAGTGCCTGCACGAATTGGCGTCTGTTGGTCATGGTGTTGTCTCCTTGTTTTCTGGGGCTGTTTGCTGGGGCTGAAAATCAGCGCGGCGCCATGCGCAGGGCGCCGTCGAGGCGGATCACTTCGCCGTTCAGGTGCCCGTTGGTCACGATGTGGCAAGCCAGCTCGGCAAATTCCGAAGGCTTGCCCAGGCGCGGCGGGAACGGGATCGATGCGGCCAGCGACTGCTGCACGGCTTCGGGCAGCTCCATCAGGAGCGGCGTGGCAAACAGGCCCGGCGCCACGGTGCAGACGCGGATCGCATGCTGCGCAAGGTCGCGCGCCATCGGCAGCGTCATGCCGACGAGGCCGCCCTTGGAGGCGCTGTAGGCCTGCTGGCCGACCTGGCCGTCGAAGGCGGCGACGGATGCGGTGAAGAGCATCACGCCTTTTTCGCCGTTGTCGAGCGCCTCGAGCTTCGCGCAGCGCGCCGCGAACAGGCGCGCCATGTTGTAGCCGCCGACCAGGTTGATGTTGACCACGCGCACGAAGTCTTCGAGCGGCGCCGGGTTGCCGTCCTTGCCGACGATGCGCTTGGCGCTGCCGATGCCGGCCACGTTCATGAGGATGCGCGCGGCGCCATGCGCGGCGGCGGCCTTGTCGAGCGCGGCATTGACGCTCTCTGTGTCGGTGATGTCGCAGACGCAAGCCACGGCGCAGCCGACGCCAAATTCTTCGCCGATCTCGGCAGCCACCTTCTCTGCGAGCGCGGCATTGCGGTCGAGCACCGCCACCTTGGCGCCCAGGCGTGCCAGTTCGCGCGCCGTGGCCTCGCCGAGGCCCGATGCGCCGCCGGTCACGAGTGCGGCTTGTCCTTCGATCTTCATGGTGTGTGTCTCCTGGATGGGTTCAGCGGGGCTTCAGGGTGAAGGGCAGGGTGTCGGCATGCAGCGCCTCGACGATCCCGGCGCGGTGCTTGAGTACGGCGCGCTGGTTGATGGAGCCCTTGTCCGTCACCTCGCCCTTGTCGATGGAAGGCGGCTCGGCCATCAGGTAGAGCCGCGCGATGCGGTTGGCGCTGCCGGTGCCCATGGCCGCCAGCTCGTTGGCCACTTGCTGGAAGTGCGCCTGCACCGGCGCGCTTTCGAGCACCTGCTGCATCGATGCGCCTTCGGGCAGGCCGGCCAGCTGCCGCACCTTCTGCGTAGGGAAGACCAGCGCGCCGACTTCCTTCAGGTTGATGCCGGTCAGCACCGCGTCCTGCACGTAGGGCGCACCGGCCGCGATGATCTTGGCGCGCAGCGGCCCCACGCTCACGAAGGTGCCGGTGGCGAGCTTGAAGTCCTCGGCGATGCGGCCGTCGAAGCGCAGGCCGCGGTGGATGTTCTGCTCGTCGATCCACTTCACCGCGTCGCCGGTCGAGAAGAAGCCCTCTTCGTCGAAGGCCTCGGCGGTGGCCTCGGGCGCGCGCCAGTAGCCGGGCGTGATGTTGGGGCCGCGGTAGCGCACCTCGGTCTTGCCGTCGACCTCGATCAGCTTGAGCTCGATGCCGGCCGCGGGCAGGCCCACGTCGCCCGACTTCACCTCGGGGCCGGTGACGTAGAGCGCGAAGGGCCCCGATTCGGTCATGCCCAGGCCCGTGCCCATGACGATGCGCTCGCCGACTTCGGACTCCTGCGTGCGGTGCAGGCTGTCCCACACGGGCTGCGAGAGCGCGGCGCCCGAGTAGAAGAACATCTTCACGCGCGACAGCAGGTTGCGGCGCAGCACCGCATCGGTTTCCATGGCGTGCGCAATGGCCTCGAAGCCGGTCGGCACGTTGAAGTAGATGGTGGGCGCGATCTCGCGCAGGTTGCGCAGCGTCTCGGCCATGCCGCCGGGCGTGGGCTTGCCGTCGTCGATGTAGAGCGTGCCGCCGTTGTCCAGCACGATGCCCACGTTGTGGTTGCCGCCGAAGGTGTGGTTCCACGGCAGCCAGTCGACCAGCACCGGCGGCTCCTCGCCCAGTGCGGGAATCGACTGGCGCAGCTGCTGCTGGTTGGCGCACCACATGCGGTGCGTGTTGATCACCGCCTTGGGCATCTTGGTGGAGCCCGAGGTGAAGAGGAACTTGGTGATGGTGTCGGGGCCGGTGGCGCGCATCGCGGCGTCGATGGCGGGCGTGGCCGGCGTGGCAGCCAGCGCATCGAACGAGGTGGCCGCGCGGCCTTCGAGCCTGCCCTCGGCAAGCACGACTTCGGTTTCGGCAGGCACTGCGGCTGCGATGGCGCGGCCATAGCGTGCGGCATCGGCCGCGAACACCAGGCCCGGCGTGAGCGTGTCCAGCACATGGCGCAGCTTCTCGAAGTCCTGGCTCACGATCGAATAGGGCGGCGACACCGGGCAATAGGGCACGCCGGCATAGAGGCAGCCCAGCGCCAGCAGCGCGTGTTCGATACCGTTTTCGCTCAGGATCGCGACCGGGCGCTCCGCGTTCAGCCCGCGGTCGAGCAGGGCCTGGCCGATGCTGCGCGCCTTCTGCAGCGCCTGGGCGTAGCTCACGCGCTGCCAGTCGCCGGTGCTGCCGTCGGCCAGCCGTTCGCGGCGGGCGATGAAGGTGCGCTCGGGCGCCTGTTCGGCCCAGTGCGCGAGGCGGTCGGTCATGCGGTCGCGATACGGCGCGAGCCGCGTTTCGGCCTTCAGGTATTGCGCGCCCGGTGCGCCTTCGCGCAGCACGGCGCGGGTGACGCCGAAGGCCAGCGGACGGTATCGAACGGTGGTCATCCCTTGCTCACCTTGGCGCCGCGGCCTTCGAGGAAATCGCGCACGCGCTCCTTGGCTTCGGGCGCGGCCTGCACGATGCCGGACATCAGCGCCTCGGTGAAGAAGCCATGGTCGGCCGACTGCTCGGCGATGCGCGGCAGCGCGTGCATCAGCGCGTAGTTGGTCAGCGGCGCATTGGTGGCCACGCGCTTGGCAAGCTCGAAAGCCTTGTCGAAGGCCGTGCCTTCATCGACCAGGTACTGCGCGAAGTTGGCGCGCTCGCCGTCCTCGGCGTTGTAGACGCGGCCGGTCATCATCATGTCGGTCATGCGGGCCACGCCGATCAGCTTGGGAATGCGCACCGAGCCGCCGCCGCCCACGAAGATGCCGCGCGAGCCTTCGGGCAGCGCATAGAAGGTGCTGCGGTCGGCCACGCGGATGTGGCAGGCGCTCGCCAGCTCCAGGCCGCCGCCCACCACCGCGCCGTGCAGCGCGGCGATCACCGGCACCGGGCCGTGCTGGATCAGGTCGAGCGCGCCGTGCCACAGGCGCGAGTGCTGCATGCCCTGGCCCGCGTCGCGCTCCTTCAGCTCGCTCAGGTCGAGGCCGGCGCAGAAATGCGGGCCTTCGCCATCGAGCACCGCGGCGCGCACGGTGGCCGGCAGGGCCTCGAAGGTGTTGCGCAACGCGAGGATCAGGCTGTCCGAGAGCGCATTGCGCTTGGCGCCGCGCGTCAGGCGGACGATGGCGACGTCGCCGCGGATGTCGAGTTGGAGGTCGGGATTGGTCATGATTGCATTCGTGTGTGAGTTGGATTATGGTTATGATAAATAATCAATTCAAGGCACCTGAACCCCCCGATTCCTAGGGACTTACCCGTACTGGAGACAACCACATGGACCACCAGAACCTGATCGCGATCGACATCCACACCCACGCCGAAGTGAGCTGCTGGAACCCGTTCGACAACTATGGCGAGGAATACGACCGCGCCGCCGACAAGTACTTCGGCTCCAGCGGCCGGCCCACCATTGCCGAGAGCGTGGCGTATTACCGCGAACGCAAGATCGGCCTTGTCATGTTCATGGTCGACGCCGAATCGAACATGGGCCGCCGCCGCATTCCGAACGAAGAAATCGCCGAGGCCGCGCAGAAGAACAGCGACATGATGATCGCCTTCGCGAGCATCGATCCGCACAAGGGCAAGATGGGCGCCCGAGAGGCGCGCCGGCTCATCGAGGAGCACGGCGTGAAGGGCTTCAAGTTCCACCCGACGGTGCAGGCCTTCCACCCCTACGACAAGATGGCCTGGCCGCTGTACGAGGTGATCGCCGAGCACAAGCTGCCGGCCATCTTTCACACCGGCCACAGCGGCATCGGCTCGGGCATGCGCTGCGGCGGCGGCCTCAGGCTGGAATACAGCAATCCGATGCACCTGGACGACGTGGCCATCGACTTTCCCGACATGCAGATCGTGATGGCGCACCCCAGCTTCCCGTGGCAGGACGAGGCATTGAGCGTGGCCACCCACAAACCCAACGTCTGGATCGACCTGTCGGGCTGGAGTCCCAAGTATTTTCCGAAGCAGCTGGTGCAGTACGCCAACACGCTGCTGAAGGACCGCATCCTGTTCGGCAGCGACTACCCGCTGATCACGCCCGACCGCTGGATGAAGGACTTCGAGACCGCGGGCTTCAAGCCCGAGGTGATGCCGGGC
This genomic window from Variovorax paradoxus contains:
- a CDS encoding TetR/AcrR family transcriptional regulator, with the protein product MSPRIVPPAPVSPAARSTYRHGDLRRALLDAGIELARDGGPEAVALREVTRRAGVVPNAAYRHFASRRELLLAVRAEALSAAAIAMEKELAVLPREQPPVDFARARVRAIGTAYLRFAQAEPGLFRTAFVVSSEDAQGEVGPARAGASGMDPFQLLSAAIDRLVEAGALDPARRPNAEYLAWSAVHGLALLIIEGPLKGMDAQSSHALGQRLIDMVERGL
- a CDS encoding MarR family winged helix-turn-helix transcriptional regulator; this translates as MPRPSKKISAKAEPAAAPTGKPDRLDARVLEALVGYNARRAWLIVSGVFAERMAPYGLKQIDFSVLSLLAHNPGATSRQLCNTLDILPPNLVSLVATLDSRGLIERKPHPHDGRAVGLHLTEAGEHLVREAEQTVTQLEADASARLTARERETLIRLLQKIYL
- a CDS encoding acyl-CoA dehydrogenase family protein: MDYRPRPEDSRFILNAVLGAPSKLHALAPFAEVDEALQQQVLDEAARFVAEAVAPSNRDGDEIGCRFANGEVATPPGFREAYQAFVDGGWPGLSAAAEDGGQGLPAVLEAILYEWLSAANHGFTMAPGLLHGAYASLKHHGSDELKTRYLQKIATGEWLATMCLTEAHAGSDLGQVRTRAVPQADGSLRVSGGKIFISGGEHDLTPNIVHLVLCRMPDAPAGPKGLSLVVVPKVLPDGTRNAVHCERIEEKMGLHGSPTCTMRFDEATGWLVGEPGRGLAAMFVMMNSARLHVALQGIGLLDAAWQKADAYAAERRQMRAPGAVPASRGGEAADLIAEHPAIRRILDTQRAWIDGARTLAYRSALMLDVAAHDADPKARERAQRWCSLVTPVLKAACTHQAFHGASECLQVFGGHGYVREWGIEQIVRDARVTMIYEGTNEIQAIDLLVRKVLPDGGAAMSGVLIELRDALDASREADADAQRRLAQLRYLGTTIAMAAHANPVLPYEVADDYLRAVMLAMMAWAWARIDAASAASSGAERAARAGPAAAFRRWVLPEFDMRLGIVKRACEGLAMSHAAAEPPASAN
- a CDS encoding Bug family tripartite tricarboxylate transporter substrate binding protein gives rise to the protein MTNRRQFVQALGGAAALGALHPLAALAQAVQQAKIYYGFPAGSAGDSVARRVAEKLGDTPYSKINAVVENKPGAGGRIALDTLKGSPADGSVLCLAQASALSTYPHIYTKLSYGLADFAPVSIGAVMTHGLAVGPMVPASVKTLKDYIAWAKANAGQASYGSPGAGSTPHFLGALLGLNTGTDLRHVPYRGSLPAINDVVGGQIASSMTPVGDYLPFAKAGKLRVLATSGAQRAAYLPDVPTFTEQGFPEIVADEWFGFFAPAKTPAAVIATASTAIQAALKDKAVADGLLSVGLVAHGSSPEDMKKSLQSEYERWGPLVKKIGFTAES
- a CDS encoding SDR family NAD(P)-dependent oxidoreductase; protein product: MKIEGQAALVTGGASGLGEATARELARLGAKVAVLDRNAALAEKVAAEIGEEFGVGCAVACVCDITDTESVNAALDKAAAAHGAARILMNVAGIGSAKRIVGKDGNPAPLEDFVRVVNINLVGGYNMARLFAARCAKLEALDNGEKGVMLFTASVAAFDGQVGQQAYSASKGGLVGMTLPMARDLAQHAIRVCTVAPGLFATPLLMELPEAVQQSLAASIPFPPRLGKPSEFAELACHIVTNGHLNGEVIRLDGALRMAPR
- a CDS encoding feruloyl-CoA synthase, producing the protein MTTVRYRPLAFGVTRAVLREGAPGAQYLKAETRLAPYRDRMTDRLAHWAEQAPERTFIARRERLADGSTGDWQRVSYAQALQKARSIGQALLDRGLNAERPVAILSENGIEHALLALGCLYAGVPYCPVSPPYSIVSQDFEKLRHVLDTLTPGLVFAADAARYGRAIAAAVPAETEVVLAEGRLEGRAATSFDALAATPATPAIDAAMRATGPDTITKFLFTSGSTKMPKAVINTHRMWCANQQQLRQSIPALGEEPPVLVDWLPWNHTFGGNHNVGIVLDNGGTLYIDDGKPTPGGMAETLRNLREIAPTIYFNVPTGFEAIAHAMETDAVLRRNLLSRVKMFFYSGAALSQPVWDSLHRTQESEVGERIVMGTGLGMTESGPFALYVTGPEVKSGDVGLPAAGIELKLIEVDGKTEVRYRGPNITPGYWRAPEATAEAFDEEGFFSTGDAVKWIDEQNIHRGLRFDGRIAEDFKLATGTFVSVGPLRAKIIAAGAPYVQDAVLTGINLKEVGALVFPTQKVRQLAGLPEGASMQQVLESAPVQAHFQQVANELAAMGTGSANRIARLYLMAEPPSIDKGEVTDKGSINQRAVLKHRAGIVEALHADTLPFTLKPR
- a CDS encoding crotonase/enoyl-CoA hydratase family protein, with the protein product MTNPDLQLDIRGDVAIVRLTRGAKRNALSDSLILALRNTFEALPATVRAAVLDGEGPHFCAGLDLSELKERDAGQGMQHSRLWHGALDLIQHGPVPVIAALHGAVVGGGLELASACHIRVADRSTFYALPEGSRGIFVGGGGSVRIPKLIGVARMTDMMMTGRVYNAEDGERANFAQYLVDEGTAFDKAFELAKRVATNAPLTNYALMHALPRIAEQSADHGFFTEALMSGIVQAAPEAKERVRDFLEGRGAKVSKG
- a CDS encoding amidohydrolase family protein, with protein sequence MDHQNLIAIDIHTHAEVSCWNPFDNYGEEYDRAADKYFGSSGRPTIAESVAYYRERKIGLVMFMVDAESNMGRRRIPNEEIAEAAQKNSDMMIAFASIDPHKGKMGAREARRLIEEHGVKGFKFHPTVQAFHPYDKMAWPLYEVIAEHKLPAIFHTGHSGIGSGMRCGGGLRLEYSNPMHLDDVAIDFPDMQIVMAHPSFPWQDEALSVATHKPNVWIDLSGWSPKYFPKQLVQYANTLLKDRILFGSDYPLITPDRWMKDFETAGFKPEVMPGILKGNAVRLLKLEG